A window of the Pseudomonas fluorescens genome harbors these coding sequences:
- the rplL gene encoding 50S ribosomal protein L7/L12: MSLTNEQIIEAIGQKTVLEVVELIKAMEETFGVTAAVAAAGPAAAAAVVEEQTEFNVVLVEAGEKKVNVIKAVRELTGLGLKEAKEKVDGAPQVVAEGVSKEAAEDAKKKLEEAGAKVELK, translated from the coding sequence ATGTCTCTGACTAACGAACAAATCATCGAAGCAATCGGCCAGAAAACCGTTCTGGAAGTTGTTGAGCTGATCAAAGCAATGGAAGAAACCTTCGGCGTGACCGCTGCTGTTGCTGCTGCTGGTCCAGCTGCTGCTGCCGCTGTTGTTGAAGAGCAAACCGAGTTCAACGTTGTTCTGGTTGAAGCCGGCGAGAAGAAAGTAAACGTGATCAAGGCAGTTCGTGAACTGACCGGTCTGGGCCTGAAAGAAGCCAAAGAGAAAGTCGACGGCGCTCCTCAGGTTGTAGCTGAAGGCGTTTCGAAAGAAGCTGCTGAAGACGCTAAGAAGAAGCTGGAAGAAGCAGGCGCTAAAGTCGAGCTGAAGTAA
- the rplA gene encoding 50S ribosomal protein L1: MAKLTKRQKAIAEKIEAGKSYNFEEAATLLASLPAAKFVESFDVAVNLGVDPRKSDQVVRSATVLPHGTGKTVRVAVFTQGPAAEAALAAGADRVGMDELAAEMKGGDLNYDVVIASPDAMRVVGQLGQILGPRGLMPNPKVGTVTPDVATAVKNAKAGQVRYRTDKNGIIHTSVGKIGFDAVKLKENVEALIADLKRIKPASSKGIYVKRVTLSTTMGPGLVIDQSSLDA, translated from the coding sequence ATGGCTAAGCTGACCAAGCGCCAAAAGGCTATCGCTGAAAAAATCGAAGCGGGCAAGTCCTACAACTTCGAAGAGGCCGCAACTCTGCTGGCTTCGCTGCCAGCTGCCAAATTCGTCGAGTCGTTCGACGTAGCTGTAAACCTGGGCGTAGACCCGCGTAAATCCGACCAGGTCGTTCGTAGCGCTACTGTGCTGCCACACGGCACTGGCAAGACCGTTCGCGTTGCTGTGTTCACCCAGGGTCCAGCTGCTGAGGCCGCTCTGGCTGCCGGCGCTGACCGTGTAGGTATGGATGAGCTGGCTGCCGAAATGAAAGGCGGCGACCTGAACTATGACGTAGTGATCGCGTCCCCGGATGCAATGCGCGTTGTAGGTCAACTGGGTCAGATCCTTGGTCCACGTGGTCTGATGCCTAACCCGAAAGTCGGCACTGTAACTCCAGACGTAGCTACCGCGGTTAAGAACGCCAAGGCTGGTCAGGTTCGTTATCGCACCGACAAAAACGGCATTATCCACACTTCCGTTGGCAAGATCGGCTTCGATGCTGTCAAGCTGAAGGAAAACGTTGAAGCCCTGATCGCTGATCTGAAGCGTATCAAGCCAGCTTCCTCGAAAGGTATCTACGTCAAGCGCGTTACCCTGAGCACCACTATGGGCCCAGGTCTGGTTATCGATCAGAGCTCGCTGGACGCGTAA
- the rpoB gene encoding DNA-directed RNA polymerase subunit beta — protein sequence MAYSYTEKKRIRKDFSKLPDVMDVPYLLAIQLDSYREFLQAGATKDQFRDVGLHAAFKSVFPIISYSGNAALEYVGYRLGEPAFDVKECVLRGVTFAVPLRVKVRLIIFDKESSNKAIKDIKEQEVYMGEIPLMTENGTFVINGTERVIVSQLHRSPGVFFDHDRGKTHSSGKLLYSARIIPYRGSWLDFEFDPKDCVFVRIDRRRKLPASVLLRALGYTTEEVLDAFYTTNVFHVKGEGLSLELVPQRLRGEVAVLDIQDDKGKVIVEQGRRITARHINQLEKAGIKELDVPLDYVLGRTTAKAIVHPATGEILAECNTELSTEILAKIAKAGVVRIETLYTNDIDCGPFVSDTLKIDSTSNQLEALVEIYRMMRPGEPPTKDAAETLFNNLFFSPERYDLSAVGRMKFNRRIGRTEIEGSGVLCKEDIVAVLKTLVDIRNGKGIVDDIDHLGNRRVRCVGEMAENQFRVGLVRVERAVKERLSMAESEGLMPQDLINAKPVAAAVKEFFGSSQLSQFMDQNNPLSEITHKRRVSALGPGGLTRERAGFEVRDVHPTHYGRVCPIETPEGPNIGLINSLAAYARTNQYGFLESPYRVVKEGVVTDDIVFLSAIEEADHVIAQASATMNEQKVLVDELVAVRHLNEFTVKAPEDVTLMDVSPKQVVSVAASLIPFLEHDDANRALMGSNMQRQAVPTLRADKPLVGTGMERNVARDSGVCVVARRGGVIDSVDASRIVVRVADDEVETGEAGVDIYNLTKYTRSNQNTCINQRPLVSKGDRVQRSDIMADGPSTDMGELALGQNMRIAFMAWNGFNFEDSICLSERVVQEDRFTTIHIQELTCVARDTKLGPEEITADIPNVGEAALNKLDEAGIVYVGAEVGAGDILVGKVTPKGETQLTPEEKLLRAIFGEKASDVKDTSLRVPTGTKGTVIDVQVFTRDGVERDARALSIEKSQLDEIRKDLNEEFRIVEGATFERLRSALVGHKAEGGAGLKKGQDITDEVLDGLEHGQWFKLRMAEDALNEQLEKAQAYIVDRRRLLDDKFEDKKRKLQQGDDLAPGVLKIVKVYLAIRRRIQPGDKMAGRHGNKGVVSVIMPVEDMPHDANGTPVDVVLNPLGVPSRMNVGQILETHLGLAAKGLGEKINRMVEEQRKVAELRTFLDEIYNQIGGRNEDLDSFSDQEILDLAKNLRGGVPMATPVFDGAKESEIKAMLKLADLPESGQMQLTDGRTGNKFERPVTVGYMYMLKLNHLVDDKMHARSTGSYSLVTQQPLGGKAQFGGQRFGEMEVWALEAYGAAYTLQEMLTVKSDDVNGRTKMYKNIVDGDHRMEPGMPESFNVLIKEIRSLGIDIDLETE from the coding sequence ATGGCTTACTCATATACTGAGAAAAAACGTATCCGCAAGGACTTTAGCAAGTTGCCGGACGTCATGGATGTGCCTTACCTCCTGGCCATCCAGCTGGATTCGTATCGTGAATTCTTGCAAGCGGGAGCGACTAAAGATCAGTTCCGCGACGTGGGCCTGCATGCGGCCTTCAAATCCGTTTTCCCGATCATCAGCTACTCCGGCAATGCTGCGCTGGAGTACGTCGGTTATCGTCTGGGCGAACCGGCATTTGATGTCAAAGAATGCGTATTGCGCGGTGTAACTTTCGCCGTACCTTTGCGGGTAAAAGTGCGCCTGATCATTTTCGACAAAGAATCGTCGAACAAAGCGATCAAGGACATCAAAGAGCAAGAAGTCTACATGGGTGAAATCCCATTGATGACTGAGAACGGTACCTTCGTAATCAATGGTACCGAGCGTGTTATCGTTTCCCAGCTGCACCGTTCCCCGGGCGTGTTCTTCGACCACGACCGTGGCAAGACGCACAGCTCCGGCAAACTGCTGTACTCCGCGCGCATCATTCCTTACCGCGGTTCGTGGCTGGACTTCGAGTTCGACCCGAAAGACTGCGTATTCGTGCGTATCGACCGTCGTCGCAAGCTGCCGGCCTCGGTACTGTTGCGCGCGCTCGGTTATACCACCGAGGAAGTGCTGGACGCGTTCTACACCACCAACGTATTCCACGTGAAAGGCGAAGGCCTGAGCCTGGAGCTGGTGCCTCAGCGCCTGCGTGGTGAAGTTGCGGTTCTTGATATCCAGGATGACAAAGGCAAGGTGATCGTTGAGCAGGGCCGTCGTATTACTGCCCGCCACATCAACCAGCTGGAAAAAGCCGGGATCAAAGAGTTGGACGTGCCTCTGGACTACGTTCTGGGTCGTACCACCGCCAAGGCCATCGTGCACCCGGCTACCGGTGAGATCCTGGCAGAGTGCAACACCGAGCTGTCGACCGAAATCCTGGCGAAAATCGCCAAGGCCGGCGTCGTACGCATCGAAACTCTGTACACCAACGATATCGACTGCGGTCCGTTCGTCTCCGACACGCTGAAGATCGACTCCACCAGCAACCAATTGGAAGCGCTGGTCGAAATCTATCGCATGATGCGTCCAGGCGAGCCGCCAACCAAAGACGCTGCCGAGACCCTGTTCAACAACCTGTTCTTCAGCCCTGAGCGCTATGACCTGTCTGCGGTCGGCCGGATGAAGTTCAACCGTCGTATCGGTCGCACCGAGATCGAAGGTTCGGGCGTGCTGTGCAAGGAAGACATTGTCGCGGTACTGAAGACTCTGGTCGACATCCGTAACGGTAAAGGCATCGTCGACGACATCGACCACCTGGGTAACCGTCGTGTTCGCTGCGTAGGTGAAATGGCCGAGAACCAGTTCCGCGTTGGCCTGGTGCGTGTTGAGCGTGCGGTCAAAGAGCGTCTGTCGATGGCTGAAAGCGAAGGCCTGATGCCGCAAGACCTGATCAACGCCAAGCCAGTGGCTGCGGCGGTGAAAGAGTTCTTCGGTTCCAGCCAGCTGTCGCAGTTCATGGACCAGAACAACCCGCTGTCCGAGATCACCCACAAGCGTCGTGTCTCTGCACTCGGCCCTGGCGGTCTGACTCGTGAGCGCGCGGGCTTCGAAGTCCGTGACGTACACCCGACTCACTACGGTCGTGTCTGCCCGATTGAAACGCCGGAAGGTCCGAACATCGGTCTGATCAACTCCCTGGCTGCTTACGCTCGCACCAACCAGTACGGCTTCCTCGAGAGCCCGTACCGTGTGGTGAAAGAGGGTGTGGTCACCGACGACATCGTGTTCCTGTCCGCCATTGAAGAAGCCGATCACGTGATCGCGCAGGCTTCGGCGACCATGAACGAGCAGAAAGTCCTGGTCGACGAACTGGTGGCCGTACGTCACCTGAACGAATTCACCGTCAAGGCGCCGGAAGACGTCACCTTGATGGACGTTTCGCCGAAGCAGGTAGTTTCGGTTGCAGCGTCGCTGATTCCGTTCCTCGAGCACGACGACGCCAACCGTGCGTTGATGGGTTCGAACATGCAGCGTCAAGCTGTACCAACCCTGCGTGCTGACAAGCCGCTGGTCGGTACGGGCATGGAGCGTAACGTGGCTCGCGACTCCGGCGTTTGCGTCGTGGCTCGTCGTGGCGGCGTGATCGACTCCGTTGATGCCAGCCGTATCGTGGTTCGTGTTGCTGATGACGAAGTTGAAACTGGCGAAGCTGGTGTCGACATCTACAACCTGACCAAGTACACCCGCTCGAACCAGAACACCTGCATCAACCAGCGTCCGCTGGTGAGCAAAGGTGATCGCGTTCAGCGTAGCGACATCATGGCCGACGGCCCGTCCACCGACATGGGTGAACTGGCTTTGGGTCAGAACATGCGCATCGCGTTCATGGCATGGAACGGCTTCAACTTCGAAGACTCCATCTGCCTGTCCGAGCGTGTGGTTCAGGAAGACCGTTTCACCACGATCCACATTCAGGAACTGACCTGTGTGGCCCGTGACACCAAGCTTGGCCCAGAGGAAATCACTGCGGACATCCCGAACGTGGGTGAGGCTGCACTGAACAAGCTGGACGAAGCCGGTATCGTTTACGTAGGTGCTGAAGTTGGCGCAGGCGACATCCTGGTAGGCAAGGTCACTCCGAAAGGCGAGACTCAGCTGACTCCGGAAGAAAAACTGCTGCGTGCGATCTTCGGTGAAAAAGCCAGCGACGTTAAAGACACCTCCCTGCGCGTGCCAACCGGCACCAAAGGTACTGTCATCGACGTACAGGTCTTCACCCGTGACGGCGTTGAGCGTGATGCTCGTGCACTGTCGATCGAGAAGTCCCAGCTGGACGAGATCCGCAAGGATCTGAACGAAGAGTTCCGCATCGTTGAGGGCGCGACCTTCGAGCGTCTGCGTTCCGCTCTGGTAGGCCACAAGGCTGAAGGCGGCGCGGGCCTGAAGAAAGGTCAGGACATCACCGACGAAGTACTCGACGGTCTTGAGCATGGTCAGTGGTTCAAACTGCGCATGGCTGAAGATGCTCTGAACGAGCAGCTCGAGAAGGCTCAGGCCTACATCGTTGATCGTCGCCGTCTGCTGGACGACAAGTTCGAAGACAAGAAGCGCAAACTGCAGCAGGGCGATGACCTGGCTCCAGGCGTGCTGAAGATCGTCAAGGTTTACCTGGCAATCCGTCGTCGCATCCAGCCGGGCGACAAGATGGCCGGTCGTCACGGTAACAAAGGTGTGGTCTCCGTGATCATGCCGGTTGAAGACATGCCGCACGATGCCAATGGCACCCCGGTCGACGTGGTCCTCAACCCGCTGGGCGTACCTTCGCGTATGAACGTTGGTCAGATCCTTGAAACCCACCTGGGCCTCGCGGCCAAAGGTCTGGGCGAGAAGATCAACCGGATGGTCGAAGAGCAGCGCAAAGTCGCTGAGCTGCGTACCTTCCTGGACGAGATCTACAACCAGATCGGCGGTCGTAACGAAGATCTGGACAGTTTCTCCGATCAGGAAATCCTGGATCTGGCGAAGAACCTGCGTGGCGGCGTTCCAATGGCCACTCCAGTGTTCGACGGTGCCAAGGAAAGCGAAATCAAGGCCATGCTGAAACTGGCAGACCTGCCAGAAAGCGGCCAGATGCAGCTGACTGACGGCCGTACCGGCAACAAGTTCGAGCGTCCAGTTACCGTTGGCTACATGTACATGCTGAAGCTGAACCACTTGGTAGACGACAAGATGCACGCGCGTTCTACCGGTTCGTACAGCCTGGTTACCCAGCAGCCGCTGGGTGGTAAGGCGCAGTTCGGTGGTCAGCGTTTCGGGGAGATGGAGGTCTGGGCACTGGAAGCATACGGTGCTGCTTACACTCTGCAAGAAATGCTCACAGTGAAGTCGGACGATGTGAACGGCCGGACCAAGATGTACAAAAACATCGTGGACGGCGATCACCGTATGGAGCCGGGCATGCCCGAGTCCTTCAACGTGTTGATCAAGGAAATTCGTTCCCTCGGCATCGATATCGATCTGGAAACCGAATAA
- the rplJ gene encoding 50S ribosomal protein L10 encodes MAINLEDKKAIVAEVNEAAKVALSAVVVDARGVTVGAMTGLRKEAREAGVYVRVVRNTLLKRAVAGTSYEVLNDAFTGPTLIAFSNEHPGAAARLFKEFAKGQDKFEIKAASFEGKFLAANEIDVLASLPTRDEAIAKLMSVIQGATSKLARTLAAIRDQKEAAAA; translated from the coding sequence GTGGCAATTAATCTCGAAGACAAGAAGGCCATCGTCGCTGAAGTCAACGAGGCTGCCAAAGTCGCTCTGTCCGCTGTCGTGGTTGATGCCCGTGGCGTAACAGTAGGCGCAATGACCGGACTCCGTAAAGAGGCTCGTGAAGCTGGCGTTTACGTACGTGTTGTACGTAACACCCTGCTCAAGCGCGCTGTTGCTGGCACTTCGTACGAAGTGCTGAACGACGCGTTCACCGGCCCGACCCTGATCGCATTCTCCAACGAACACCCGGGCGCTGCTGCTCGTCTGTTCAAGGAATTTGCCAAGGGTCAGGATAAGTTCGAGATCAAGGCAGCTTCGTTCGAGGGCAAGTTCCTCGCAGCGAATGAGATCGACGTGCTGGCAAGCCTGCCAACTCGCGACGAAGCTATTGCGAAACTGATGAGCGTGATTCAAGGCGCTACCAGCAAGCTGGCTCGTACTCTGGCGGCAATTCGCGATCAGAAAGAAGCTGCTGCAGCCTGA
- the nusG gene encoding transcription termination/antitermination protein NusG produces MAKRWYVVHAYSGYEKHVMRSLIERVKLAGMEDGFGEILVPTEEVVEMRNGQKRKSERKFFPGYVLVQMDMNEGTWHLVKDTPRVMGFIGGTADKPAPITDKEAEAILRRVADGSDKPKPKTLFEPGETVRVNDGPFADFNGVVEEVNYEKSRIQVAVLIFGRSTPVELEFSQVEKV; encoded by the coding sequence GTGGCTAAGCGTTGGTACGTTGTGCATGCTTACTCGGGTTACGAGAAGCATGTCATGCGTTCGTTGATCGAGCGCGTAAAGCTGGCTGGCATGGAAGATGGCTTCGGCGAAATTCTGGTTCCCACTGAAGAAGTGGTTGAAATGCGTAATGGCCAGAAGCGCAAAAGCGAGCGCAAGTTCTTCCCGGGTTATGTGCTGGTTCAGATGGATATGAACGAGGGTACTTGGCACTTGGTCAAGGATACTCCTCGGGTGATGGGTTTTATCGGCGGTACAGCTGATAAGCCAGCGCCAATCACCGATAAAGAAGCTGAGGCGATTCTGCGTCGCGTCGCTGACGGTAGCGACAAGCCGAAGCCTAAGACGCTGTTCGAGCCAGGTGAAACCGTTCGAGTCAATGACGGTCCGTTCGCTGACTTTAACGGTGTTGTTGAAGAAGTTAACTACGAAAAGAGCCGGATCCAAGTGGCGGTGCTCATTTTCGGACGCTCTACTCCGGTAGAGTTGGAGTTCAGTCAGGTCGAAAAGGTCTAG
- the birA gene encoding bifunctional biotin--[acetyl-CoA-carboxylase] ligase/biotin operon repressor BirA, with amino-acid sequence MLTLLNLLKDGRFHSGQALGAALGVSRSAVWKQLQHLEAELGLSIHKVRGRGYQLASPLTLLDSLKIEEGLSGWSVSIFDSVDSTNAESLRAVDGGRAAPFLVMAERQSSGRGRRGRKWVSPFAENLYYSLVLRIDGGMRQLEGLSLVVGLAVMQALHALGVPGAGLKWPNDVLVGRKKIAGILLELVGDPADVCHVVLGIGINVNMQVTDEVDQQWTSMRLESGNACDRNILAIELSKQLQLYLQRHQSGGFTALQAEWEASHLWQGQPVSLIAGVNQVDGVVLGIDNQGALRLKVDGVEKVFSGGELSLRLRDDS; translated from the coding sequence ATGCTGACGTTGTTGAATCTCCTGAAGGATGGTCGTTTCCATTCCGGTCAGGCTCTGGGTGCTGCTCTGGGTGTTAGTCGAAGTGCGGTGTGGAAGCAGCTTCAACACCTGGAGGCTGAGCTTGGGTTGTCCATACATAAAGTTCGAGGGCGGGGCTATCAATTGGCCTCGCCATTGACGTTGCTTGACTCACTCAAAATAGAGGAAGGCCTTTCCGGCTGGTCTGTCAGCATCTTCGATTCTGTCGACTCTACTAATGCTGAATCGCTACGCGCGGTGGATGGGGGGCGGGCGGCTCCCTTTCTTGTAATGGCTGAGCGCCAGAGCTCAGGGCGTGGGCGCAGGGGCCGTAAATGGGTGAGCCCTTTTGCTGAAAATCTCTATTACAGCCTCGTGTTGCGCATCGATGGTGGAATGCGTCAGCTTGAGGGGCTGAGTCTTGTTGTCGGGCTCGCTGTCATGCAAGCCTTGCATGCGCTTGGAGTGCCGGGTGCGGGATTGAAGTGGCCCAATGATGTATTGGTCGGGCGAAAAAAGATCGCCGGGATCCTGTTGGAGCTGGTTGGGGATCCTGCTGACGTTTGTCACGTAGTGTTGGGTATAGGCATCAACGTGAATATGCAGGTTACGGATGAAGTCGATCAGCAATGGACTTCAATGCGTTTGGAATCGGGAAATGCGTGTGATCGCAATATTCTGGCGATTGAGCTAAGTAAGCAGCTGCAGCTTTATTTGCAGCGTCACCAATCAGGCGGCTTCACTGCGCTTCAGGCGGAGTGGGAGGCGAGCCACTTGTGGCAAGGGCAGCCGGTTTCTCTCATTGCCGGTGTCAACCAGGTGGATGGTGTGGTGCTGGGAATCGATAATCAAGGCGCGCTTCGGCTGAAGGTAGATGGCGTGGAAAAAGTCTTTAGTGGTGGTGAGCTCAGTTTGAGGTTGCGTGATGATTCTTGA
- the secE gene encoding preprotein translocase subunit SecE — translation MTPKAEAQGSRFDLLKWLVVVALVIVGVVGNQYYAASPILYRVLALLVIAAVAAFVGLQTAKGKSFFVLVKEARTEIRKVVWPTRQETTQTTLIVVAVVLVMALLLWGLDSLLGWLVSLIVG, via the coding sequence ATGACTCCTAAAGCTGAAGCTCAAGGCTCTCGCTTCGATTTGCTCAAGTGGCTTGTCGTAGTCGCTTTGGTAATTGTTGGCGTTGTCGGCAATCAGTATTACGCTGCTTCGCCGATCCTGTACCGTGTACTCGCATTGCTTGTCATTGCTGCTGTAGCTGCCTTTGTAGGCCTGCAGACTGCCAAGGGCAAGTCTTTCTTTGTACTGGTTAAGGAAGCTCGTACCGAGATTCGTAAAGTCGTATGGCCAACTCGCCAAGAAACCACGCAGACCACGCTGATTGTTGTGGCTGTTGTTCTGGTTATGGCGTTGCTGTTGTGGGGTCTTGACTCCCTGCTCGGCTGGCTTGTTTCCTTGATTGTCGGCTAA
- the tuf gene encoding elongation factor Tu: protein MAKEKFDRSLPHVNVGTIGHVDHGKTTLTAALTRVCSEVFGSAVVEFDKIDSAPEEKARGITINTAHVEYNSNIRHYAHVDCPGHADYVKNMITGAAQMDGAILVCSAADGPMPQTREHILLSRQVGVPYIVVFLNKADLVDDAELLELVEMEVRDLLSTYDFPGDDTPIIIGSARMALEGKDDNEMGTTAVKKLVETLDSYIPEPERAIDKPFLMPIEDVFSISGRGTVVTGRIERGIVRVQDALEIVGLRDTTTTTCTGVEMFRKLLDEGRAGENCGVLLRGTKRDDVERGQVLVKPGSVKPHTKFTAEVYVLSKEEGGRHTPFFKGYRPQFYFRTTDVTGNCELPEGVEMVMPGDNIQMTVTLIKTIAMEDGLRFAIREGGRTVGAGVVAKIIE, encoded by the coding sequence ATGGCTAAGGAAAAATTTGATCGTTCCCTGCCGCACGTCAACGTTGGCACCATCGGTCACGTAGACCACGGTAAAACCACGCTGACCGCTGCTCTGACTCGCGTCTGCTCCGAAGTTTTCGGTTCGGCCGTAGTTGAATTCGACAAGATCGACAGCGCTCCAGAAGAAAAAGCTCGCGGTATCACCATCAACACCGCGCACGTTGAGTACAACTCGAACATTCGTCACTACGCTCACGTTGACTGCCCAGGTCACGCTGACTACGTGAAGAACATGATCACTGGTGCTGCGCAGATGGACGGCGCGATCCTGGTTTGCTCGGCCGCTGATGGTCCGATGCCACAAACCCGTGAGCACATCCTGCTGTCCCGTCAGGTAGGCGTTCCGTACATCGTGGTTTTCCTGAACAAGGCTGACCTGGTAGACGACGCTGAACTGCTGGAACTGGTTGAGATGGAAGTTCGCGACCTGCTGTCCACCTACGACTTCCCAGGTGACGACACTCCGATCATCATCGGTTCGGCTCGTATGGCGCTGGAAGGCAAAGACGACAACGAAATGGGCACCACCGCTGTTAAGAAGCTGGTGGAAACTCTGGACAGCTACATTCCAGAGCCAGAGCGTGCTATCGACAAGCCGTTCCTGATGCCAATCGAAGACGTGTTCTCGATCTCGGGTCGCGGTACTGTTGTAACCGGTCGTATCGAGCGCGGTATCGTTCGCGTTCAAGACGCCCTGGAAATCGTTGGTCTGCGTGACACCACCACCACCACCTGCACCGGTGTTGAGATGTTCCGCAAGCTGCTGGACGAAGGTCGTGCTGGCGAGAACTGCGGCGTTCTGCTGCGTGGCACCAAGCGTGACGACGTTGAGCGTGGTCAGGTTCTGGTTAAGCCGGGTTCGGTTAAGCCGCACACCAAGTTCACCGCAGAAGTTTACGTTCTGAGCAAGGAAGAAGGCGGTCGTCACACTCCGTTCTTCAAAGGCTACCGTCCACAGTTCTACTTCCGTACTACTGACGTGACTGGTAACTGCGAGCTGCCAGAAGGCGTTGAAATGGTAATGCCAGGTGACAACATTCAGATGACTGTTACCCTGATCAAAACCATCGCGATGGAAGACGGTCTGCGTTTCGCAATCCGTGAAGGCGGCCGTACCGTTGGTGCTGGTGTTGTAGCAAAGATCATCGAGTAA
- the rplK gene encoding 50S ribosomal protein L11 has product MAKKITAYIKLQVKAAQANPSPPVGPALGQHGVNIMEFCKAFNARTQGLEAGLPTPVIITVYSDRSFTFETKSTPASVLLKKAAGLTSGSARPNTVKVGTVTRAQLEEIAKTKNADLTAADMDAAVRTIAGSARSMGLNVEGV; this is encoded by the coding sequence ATGGCCAAGAAGATTACCGCTTACATCAAGCTGCAAGTGAAGGCCGCTCAGGCTAACCCAAGCCCACCTGTTGGTCCTGCTTTGGGTCAGCACGGCGTGAACATCATGGAATTCTGCAAAGCTTTCAACGCCCGTACTCAGGGTCTGGAAGCTGGTCTGCCGACTCCAGTGATCATCACTGTCTACAGCGACCGTAGCTTCACTTTCGAAACCAAATCCACCCCTGCTTCGGTTCTGCTGAAGAAGGCGGCCGGTCTGACCAGCGGTTCCGCTCGTCCGAACACCGTTAAGGTTGGCACTGTTACCCGTGCTCAGCTGGAAGAAATCGCGAAAACCAAAAACGCGGATCTGACTGCAGCTGATATGGATGCAGCCGTGCGCACTATCGCCGGTTCTGCTCGTAGCATGGGCCTTAACGTGGAGGGTGTGTAA
- a CDS encoding pantothenate kinase — protein MILELDCGNSFIKWRVLHVEVGALVAEGVVDSDGALVNSLQSLEKVSLDKCRLVSVRTEDETNLLIGVLKQEFGISVVCAAPAREMSGVKNGYDDYERLGLDRWLAMLGGFHLAKGACLVLDFGTAVTADFISSGGEHLGGFICPGMPLMRNQLRTHTRKIRYGDLAAEQALMSRAPGRNTAEAVERGCSLMLRGFVLTQLEIARAYWGDDYSVFITGGDAELVSEIAPEARVVSDLVFVGLAMACPLS, from the coding sequence ATGATTCTTGAGCTCGATTGTGGAAACAGCTTTATCAAGTGGCGTGTGCTGCACGTTGAGGTGGGCGCCTTGGTCGCGGAAGGTGTGGTCGACTCTGATGGGGCATTGGTTAATAGTCTTCAATCGCTCGAGAAAGTGTCTCTCGATAAATGCCGTCTTGTCAGCGTAAGAACTGAAGATGAGACTAATTTGCTGATTGGCGTGCTCAAGCAGGAGTTCGGCATTTCCGTTGTCTGTGCGGCGCCGGCTCGCGAGATGTCCGGCGTAAAGAATGGTTACGACGATTATGAGCGCCTTGGCCTCGATCGCTGGCTGGCAATGCTTGGTGGTTTTCACCTGGCTAAAGGGGCTTGTCTGGTTCTTGATTTCGGGACGGCGGTGACCGCTGATTTCATCTCGTCGGGAGGTGAGCATCTGGGAGGTTTCATTTGTCCTGGCATGCCACTCATGCGTAATCAGTTGCGTACTCATACTCGAAAAATTCGCTATGGAGATCTCGCCGCGGAGCAGGCATTGATGAGTCGGGCGCCTGGACGCAATACAGCTGAGGCTGTCGAGCGCGGCTGTTCGTTGATGCTCAGAGGGTTCGTGTTGACGCAATTGGAGATAGCACGTGCCTACTGGGGTGATGACTACAGTGTCTTCATTACGGGTGGTGATGCCGAGCTGGTCTCGGAAATAGCGCCTGAGGCTCGGGTTGTTTCCGATTTGGTGTTCGTGGGTTTGGCTATGGCGTGCCCTTTGTCCTGA